Proteins from one candidate division KSB1 bacterium genomic window:
- a CDS encoding response regulator yields MIFMNKINPATVLLVDADADEARRSKNELEAQGYRVICAGSGEQAFAAFEREKIDAVVVAALLPDMHVLDLIDDIAAKRDRNVRIIVNDAGPNYRHDFRYWAADAIVDRSSYSQRLFNYVATQL; encoded by the coding sequence ATGATTTTCATGAATAAAATCAATCCGGCAACCGTCTTGCTGGTCGATGCCGATGCGGATGAGGCGCGCCGCAGCAAAAACGAGCTTGAAGCGCAGGGCTACCGCGTCATTTGCGCGGGCTCCGGCGAACAGGCCTTTGCGGCGTTCGAGCGCGAAAAAATCGATGCGGTCGTCGTCGCCGCGCTTTTGCCGGACATGCACGTGTTGGATCTCATCGACGACATCGCCGCCAAGCGTGATCGCAATGTTCGCATCATCGTCAACGATGCCGGTCCGAATTACAGGCACGATTTTCGTTATTGGGCCGCCGATGCGATTGTCGACCGATCATCTTATTCGCAAAGACTGTTCAACTATGTTGCGACACAGTTGTGA